The DNA segment ACCACCAATCGGCTGAGGAGTATTTTCTTTACACTGCAAATTGCCCTTAACGCGATTTTGCCGAATCATTACCCCTCCAGTATTTTGAAAGACTTGTAAATTGCCGTCAATTTGGTTTTGATTAGCAACTATTTGTCTTGAGTTCGACTCCAACTGCAAATCTCCATCGATGCTTGTACTCACCACACGAGCCGCACGACCTTGCTTCACTTGGATGCTTCCACCGACGGTGGTATTAGAATTTACATCTACTAGACTTGCACCCTCTGCCTGAATACTACCATTGACTTTCGCACCTATGGCCTTGAGAGTTGCGCCGCCTTCGACTACGATATTTCCTTTGACGGTAGTTCCAGCGAGGGTGCAGGTTTTACCTTGAGGTACTTTCACATTATCAACGGTGATTGCACCTAGCCTTCTTTGGCAGGAAATCTCTTCAGCAACTGCAATGTGAGGGAACATTAGACTAGTGCTGAATCCGATCAATGTCATTGCCACGCTAGAAATTGACTTTAGCATAACTGGTTTAGGTTGTGGTAAAAGTTGATAGTTAACGCGTTGTGCAACTTATTTTTGAAACCCCTCTCCAAACCTCTCCCCTGCAAGGAGAGAGGCTTTAAATATTGCCCCCCTTCCCTACAAGGGAAGGGGTTGGGGGTTAGGTTTGAGAGAAAGTTGCACACGGCGTTAGTTATCAATGTCATACAGAAGCATGAAAACTATTTAAATAATTGATGAGAAAAAACTCATGAATCAGCTAACCTTTTACGCATTTAAATGGTAGATTTCGCACTCAGGTTGTCAAAAATCCACAGTCCACAGTCCAAGCTAGCCTTTAACTCTGGACTCTTAACTATGGAAAGATCTGACGCAAAAATATTTGCTCTAGGTGCGTATCACCTTATTTAAATTCTCAAAGTAATACCAATTTGAAAAAAGAATGCGACCAATCAACCATCTGTAGATACGCGATTAATCGCGTCTTCATTTCACCCAATGATGTGTTGCAATCATTAATTGAATTGGTATAGCTACAACAAAATTGCCATAGCAATGGGATATCCTGCATATTCGCGGGAACATAACCTATCACCACATCGTGATGTACATTGAGAAAGGGCGGACACTTTGAACTTTCCATGACATCTATTCTGCTGAACAATCGCTATCAAGTAATTCAGATACTCGGTGCTGGGGGGTTTGGAGAAACCTTGTTGGCGGAAGATACTCATATGCCTTCTCGTCGTCGCTGCGTGATTAAGCGACTCAAACCAGTAAGCAACGACCCACAAGCCTATCAATCTATTCAACAACGGTTTGAGAGGGAAGCAGCGACTCTAGAGTTTTTGGGTGAACACAGCAACCAAATTCCCAGACTATACGCCTATTTTTCCGAGAATGGGCAGTTTTACCTCGTGCAAGAATGGATTCATGGTCACACCCTCAGACAGCTTTTGGTATCCCAAGGCATTCAAGGCGAAGGTATTGTTAAAACAATTCTGTTGAGTCTGCTATCAGTTTTAGATTATGTCCACAGTAAAGGGATTATTCACCGAGATATTAAACCCGATAATATAATTCTCCGTGATTTTGACCAAAAGCCAGTTTTGATTGATTTTGGTGCAGTTAAAGAAACCATTCGTTCAGTCGTCAGTTCCCCAGGATATGCTACCCGATCGCTCGTCATTGGTACACCCGGATATATGCCTAGTGAACAAGCCGTAGGTAGACCAGTTTACGCCACTGATATCTATAGCTTAGGTTTGACAGCGATTTATTTGTTAACTGGTAAAAGTCCTGAAGAATTGCCAACTCATCCCCAAACCGGTGAGATTCTTTGGCAAAACATGGCTCCTCATGTCTCACAGCAACTAGTATCTGTGCTGAATCAAGCCATTAAACCCCACGCAGGCGATCGCTACAGTACTGCCAGTAAAATGTTATATGCTTTATCATCTAGTGTGACTGCTCAACCTAGCATCCTTCCCAGCACTACACCAACCCAACAAACCCAAGCTTTATCTATTCCAGCTATTAAACCTCAAGGCGAACCTCTACGGTGGGCTGAACCCAATCGCCAAAAGTCTCTTTTAATCTTCGGTGGTCTCATAGCAGGTGGTTTAATGGCAGGAGTAGCAATGTCTACTCTGACGCGTCAGCCACAATCGCAAACACCTGTTGTCAGTAATCCTATCCCTTCACCAGTCTCTCAAATTCCCACCACTGCACCCAATACTCCGCCTGTTTCCCCAGATTCTATTCTCCCTGATTCCACAGAACAGCCAGTAGCCCCCGACACACCGCCACAACCTGAAACCCGCCAAGAAAACCCTAATCCGCCAGCAGTATTCACACCCGCACCAGACAACACACCCATCACAGCTGATACTCCAGCACCACAACCCACATCCATACCAGAACCAGAGAATCAACCTGTTCCCGCACCCCCAACTCAAGTAGATTCATTACCTCGAAGAAAAGCAAATACAACCAGATCAAGTGTTCCCGCGTTTCCCACAGGTACAGCCAGAAGCACAGTAGAAGCCACACTCGGTAAACCAAATAGAGACTTAAGAGGTGTGTGGGGCAATACTCGTGCAGTAGTATATCGGTTAGTTCCCAATCAAGTTGACTTAGGATACTTATTTGATCGTAAATCTGGTGTGCTACGCCAAACTGAAGTTTCTTTTGCTCAGTCGGTAGACCCAGAGATCATGCAAGCTACGCTAAATGGGATGTTGGGTGGACAATCTACGGCAAAAATTCAGCAAGGCTTACAAAAAATCCAACAACGCCAGTCAGATAATTTTAGCTTTACCTCAGGTGGAGTTAAGGGTCAAATTGTCCGTCAGAACTGCGATTTAATTTACATTAGTGTTTGGGATTCAGATTTACACGATTTTGTCAACCCAGCATCAGCGAAAAGGTGTTGATAATCAGTAATAGTAAAAACCCATTACCCATTACCAACCCAAAAAATTTTCTACTTTGCCTGAACTCTAGCTTGTTTTACCATTGCAATCAAGGTGTGATGGGCATCTTCTGCATCGGCTAAAACATGATCAAAGTGGATACGCACTGGGACAGATTCGCCATTTACTTGTGCGGTTAAATCCATACCTTGAGCATCAATTGCCAGCATTTGGGCGGATTCGGCCTGGGTAACTCCGCCAAAAACCTGAGCATATAGCACTACCGCATTTGCATGGTCTTCATTCATG comes from the Nostoc sp. PCC 7120 = FACHB-418 genome and includes:
- a CDS encoding serine/threonine-protein kinase, coding for MTSILLNNRYQVIQILGAGGFGETLLAEDTHMPSRRRCVIKRLKPVSNDPQAYQSIQQRFEREAATLEFLGEHSNQIPRLYAYFSENGQFYLVQEWIHGHTLRQLLVSQGIQGEGIVKTILLSLLSVLDYVHSKGIIHRDIKPDNIILRDFDQKPVLIDFGAVKETIRSVVSSPGYATRSLVIGTPGYMPSEQAVGRPVYATDIYSLGLTAIYLLTGKSPEELPTHPQTGEILWQNMAPHVSQQLVSVLNQAIKPHAGDRYSTASKMLYALSSSVTAQPSILPSTTPTQQTQALSIPAIKPQGEPLRWAEPNRQKSLLIFGGLIAGGLMAGVAMSTLTRQPQSQTPVVSNPIPSPVSQIPTTAPNTPPVSPDSILPDSTEQPVAPDTPPQPETRQENPNPPAVFTPAPDNTPITADTPAPQPTSIPEPENQPVPAPPTQVDSLPRRKANTTRSSVPAFPTGTARSTVEATLGKPNRDLRGVWGNTRAVVYRLVPNQVDLGYLFDRKSGVLRQTEVSFAQSVDPEIMQATLNGMLGGQSTAKIQQGLQKIQQRQSDNFSFTSGGVKGQIVRQNCDLIYISVWDSDLHDFVNPASAKRC
- a CDS encoding DUF2470 domain-containing protein, which codes for MSEQFSAEISSRICNHMNEDHANAVVLYAQVFGGVTQAESAQMLAIDAQGMDLTAQVNGESVPVRIHFDHVLADAEDAHHTLIAMVKQARVQAK